The Deltaproteobacteria bacterium genome contains the following window.
TCTGCCATCATCACGGAACCGCCGAAACACATCGATTATATCAAGGACCCCAAAGGAGATCTGAGGGAGTACAATGTCAGCCGCACATGGTTTCCACCTGACGATTACTTCTCGACAGTGCTCAAGGACGAGAACGAAACGGTGATCACTACGTCGAATACGGCCACCAGCTCCTGGAGTCTCGGGGTAAAAGTAAGCGTGGACATAGAGGATGACTTTGAAATGCCCCTGATCGGCAGCGTCGGCGTCAAGCTGGAAAACACCGCGGGTTATGAGTACGACCAGCACAAGGAAGAAATGAACAAGAACTACACCAAGACAGAAATGGGGGTGGGATTGCGGGCATCGAGCGACGATTTCCTGGTGGCCAAGATCATGAATGTCCATGTCTGGCGATACCCCGTCCTGGGTCATTATGTGGATACCATGGCGTCACTTTTCGGCATGGACCTGAGCGACGAGATGAAATACGAACTGGAGCAGGGCATAATTCCCGGGGAACTGAAGACGGCGTTCACCGATGCGGGACACCCGCTCTCTCCCGACGCCGTTCTTTCAACGATTGACGGTGGATGGAAAATCACCGACGGTACCGCAGCATATTTCATGGTGGAAGATGCGGACAAGCTCATCGTAAATCAGAAAACCGGCAACAAGGGCCAGCTGTACATTCAGATAAGCCTTCCCTCGGATGAAACAAAGGGCAACCTTGAGGGGAGGACCGTGGAATGGTATCAGCCGGTTCACGAGAATGGGAATATTTTTTCCTATCCCTGGGAAAAGGAACAGATCGGAGACCTTGCGCGGGGCGAGATCCTGACCGGCCTGGAGACCTTTGCCGTTGGCGGGGGACAGGCGGAATTTCACATAGAATGGACGAAGGCGGAGGAGCAGGAAGAGGAAGTGTCAACGGAACATAAATTCGAGCAGGATTCCTCCATTACCGGCTCGGTAAAGGTGGTCGATATGAAGACGTCCATTACGGTCAAGGAAAGTTATGATCGGACGTGGTCGCAGCTGACCACATCGGAAACGGAGTGCACTGAATCAAAGGGCATCACCATTACCAAACCGGACATGGATGATTCCTGTTCCTACGAATTCACCCCCCTCATATTTTCCACGGGCGTCCATGACGTCACGGAAGACGGGACCACGGTGAAAGAACCGACGGGAGCGCTGAAAGTGGGATACACCGTGGATCCCGTTTCCACGGCGGCCGCGCAGTGGTGGACGGATATTTCCGGCTACGGAGACAATGCCGATCCGGCCCTCAATCTTCCCTATCGCTGGGTATCAAAGGACGGCGGCGTCACCTGGGAATATAATGAGGGCAGCTACAACCTGCAGATGATGAAGGGACTCTTTCTGTTTGACAATACAGGAAGTGAGATCGGTTACATGGTGAAGGAGGGAGACCTGGTCACGCTCAGGGCACGGGTATACAATTACAGCTTCGTCGATGCCGACCAGGTGACAGTTGCCTTCGAGGCGCAGGCGAGCGACGACAACAGGAACTGGGGACAACGCTTCACGATCGACAAGGATACGATAGCGGAACTTCCCGCCTTTCAGAACCCTCAGGATATACCGAATTGGAAGTTCGCGGAGGTAACCTTTGATACGAGCGGGAAGGCCGGGAAATATTATCGGTTATGGGTTATCGTCGATCCCGGTGATACCGTGAAAGAAGTGACGGGGCACAACCTGGGCGAAAAATACAGTAATAATGAAGGGTATTTCGGTATCCCCCTTGCCGTGGTCAGTGCCGACGATATGACGGCATCGAAAGAGCTGGGTGTTGTCGCCCTTGAGCCTCTCGCGCTTTCCGACGACAATGTCACCCAGGGTGATACCGTGATGGTGACCTTCATGATCAAGGCGGAGGAAGAGGATCATGGAACGGGTCGTGCGCTGGTGTTGTTCTATGACGGGCACCCCGCGTCAGGGGGAACACTCTTTGACATTGAACTGGTCCCCTTCCTGTTCGGTGGCAGATCCTGTCAGGTGCAGGTTCCCTACTCGACGCACGGCAAGGCGGGAACACACACATTATATGCCGTTGTCCGATCAAGACCGGGCGAGGGGAATGCCGACGACAACATGGTTTCAACGAAGCTCCGTGTGCGGAGTGGAAATGACGAAGGGGACGGCTGCTTCATCAGGACCGTCTTGCCCTGATTCTCATTGCTGGCCTCCGGTTCACATCGGGTGCCGGGGCCTGTATCATAAAGGCCTCGAACTGCCGAGGATGATGGGACCTCGTAAAAAGAAGGTGCGGCGCGCGAACCCTGGGAGGGTCGCGCGCCATGGTTCCTACAGGAGAGAGACCTCTTTTTTCCTGTCGCTGCCGGTGCTTCGTTCGTCGATGATGCGTGCCAAGTCAAGCCCCGTCAGGGTCCTGATCTCCTCGAAGAAGCTATGTACCGAGCCCGCCAGGCTTCCCACGAGATGGGGAACACCTCCCCCGTTGTTTCCGCCGTCCACCACGGTCAGCCGCTCTATGGAGAGATTCTTCCCGATCACATCGGTCACCTTGTCCACGATTTCGGGAAGAAGCTGTATCATGAAGAGGTCCTTGCCGTCATCCTTCTCCCATTGCTCCCTGAGAAGGCGGATCGCTTCGGCCTTGGCCCTTCCTTCTTCAAGCGTGGCAGCCGCCTCTCCGGCAGCCTTCATCTTCATGGCCTGTTCCTCGGCTTCGGCGGGCACAACGACCTCTGCGGCGTATTTCAGGCGGTGAACGTTGACCTTCTCCCCTTCAAGGACCGTCATTTCCTCCATGCGTGATATCTCCCCGGCCAGCCGTGCCTTTTCCTCCTCCCGGTTCGTGTCCGCCGCCCACCGGGCCTGCTGGACCCGGAAGTCCATTTCGGATTCCACCACGGCTCGCCGTGATTCGATCTCGGCAATCTCGGCGATCCGCCGTCCTTCCGATTCCTTCCGGCTTGCTTCGGCATTCGATTGGGCCTCAACGATCCTGGCATCACGGTGAACTTCGGCGTTCTTCTTCCGGGCGATCGCCTCCAGATATCCCTTGTCGTCGGTGATGTCCTGGATCTTGAGCGTGTCAAGAAGCAGACCCATCCGTTCCATGTCCTCGCGTGCCTCCGCGGCGACCCGCCGCGCCAGTTCGATCCGCGAAGCATTCGCTTCTTCCGGTTCCATCATCGCCAGGATGCCGCGAAGGGTCCCCTCAAGGATCTCCCGTGCCGTGGTTCCGATGGAACCCGGGTTTCTGCCGAGGAACCGTTCAATGGCGTTTCCCAGGCCTTCCTTCATGGACCCCGCTATCTTTGCGTTCGCCATCGCCTTCACGTTCACCGGAATGGTCCCCCGCGTCAGGGCCCCCGTGACGTTCATTTCGATCGGCATCGTGTTCAATGAGAGGGTGTGTACCGTCTCGATGAGCGGAATTCTCAAAGCCCTGCCGCCGCGGATAACCCGATATCCGGCGCCGCCATCACCGGCCTTGAAGCGCCTTCCTGAGAATATCATCACTTCATTGGGGGCGCAGATCTTCATATTCGCCTTGATATAGATGACGAGGATCATGAGCACCACCGCGCCGAGAAACATACCGATAATTCCCATCTGCATGGTCATAACCTCCTTATATGTCGTAATACAGTGCAAATTCGTACGGATGGGGACGGAGGCGGATCTGGTCCTCCTCCCGTTTCCGTTTATATTCGATCCACATGCCGATGATGTCCTTCGTGAAAACATCGCCCTTGAGCAGGTAGTCGTGGTCCCGTTCCAGGTTGTCGAGCGCTTCCGACAATGACCCCGGTGTGGATTTCAAATGTTTCTTCTCTTCCGGCGCCAGTTCAAAGATGTCCGTTTCAATGGGCGGAGGGGGTTCGATGCCGTTCTCGATTCCATCCAGTCCCGCCATGAGCATGGCGGCCAGGGCCAGGTAGGGATTGCAGGAACAATCGGGGGGACGGAACTCGATCCGTTTCGCCTTTTCGCTCTGGGAGTACATGGGTATCCGGACGCAGGCGCTGCGGTTCCTCTGTGAATAGACGAGATTGATTGGAGCCTCGTACCCCGGGACGAGACGACGGTATGAATTCGTCGTGGGCGATGTGAGCGCCAGAAGCGACGGCGCATGATGAAGCAGGCCGCCGATATAATTGATCGCCATGCGGCTCAGGCCGCCGTATCCCCCGGGATCGGCAAAGAGGTTCCTTCCGGCCCTCCAGAGACTCTGATGAACGTGCATGCCCGAGCCGTTGTCCATGAAGATCGGTTTGGGCATGAAGGTCACCGTTTTGCCGTGAGCCCGGGCCACGTTCTTGACGACATACTTGTATTTCATGAGGACGTCGCAGGTATTGACCAGCGTGTTGACCTTGACACCGATCTCGCACTGGCCGGCCGTTGCCACTTCGTGGTGGTGGAGGAGAACAGGGATGCCCACATCGTTCATGACCTTTGACATCCTGGCCCGGAGGTTATGCAGGCTGTCCGTGGGTGGAACGGGGAAATAGCCTTCTTTGTACCGGGGTTTATATCCCAGGTTCGGACCCTCGTCCCTTCCGGTGTTCCAGAATCCTTCACGTGAATCGATGGCATAGAACCCGGAATGCTGCGTCTGGTCGAACCGGACATCGTCAAAGACATAGAATTCCGGTTCGGGGCCGAAAAAGGCCTGGTCGGCGATGCCGCAGGAGGAAAGATAGCGCTCGGCCTTGCGGGCGATATTCCGGGGGTCCCTCGAGTAGGGCACGTGGGTGAGGGGGTCCGAAACATTGCAGATCATGCTGAGCGTCGGATCAGCCGTAAAGGGATCGATGAACGCCGTCTGGGAGTCTGGTTTTATCAGCATATCGCTTTCGTTGATCGGCTGAAATCCCCTGATGCTTGAGCCGTCGAACCCGATTCCTTCTATGAACAGACTTTCCTCCAGGTCGTCGATGGGGATCGTTATGTGCTGCCATAATCCCGGAATGTCGGTGAACTTGAGATCGATGAACTCCAGGTTCTTTTCTTTCGCGACCTTCTTCAACTCTTTTGAACCCATGCCGGACCTCCTATCCGATCGCCTTTCCGCCACGCTCACCCGTGCCGATCCTGACCACTTCGTGGAGGTCGCAGACGAAGATCTTCCCGTCGCCGGGATGTCCCGTGTGAGCGCCCTTTGTGATCGCCGCGACGGTCGGTTCGAGAAAATCCTCGTTGACGGCGATCTCGAGCTTTATCTTTTTCAGAAGCCCGATCTCCTCGACGCCCCGGTAGACTTCCGAGAATCCCTTCTGGCGTCCCCGTCCCAGCACGTTTGAAACCGTGATCAGGTGCACTTCAACGTTCTCCAGTTCCTTTTTGACTTCCTCAAACTTGTGCGGTTGGATGATGGCGATGATGTATTTCATTCTATTCCTCCTATTCCAGTACGGTATATGCCGATTCGCGGTGTTGCGTAAGATCGAGACCCATGAGTTCATCCTCTTTTTCAACCCGCACGCCGAAGAGGGCATCGACGAACTTGAAGAGGATCCACGTCATGACAAGGGCGAAGGTGACACAGGTCAGAAGGTACACTCCCTGGACCAGGAAAAGCTTGACATTGCCGAAAAGCAGCCCGTCGGCCCCGGCTGCGTTGACGGCCGTATTCGCGAATATGCCCGTCGCGATGGTTCCCCAGATCCCTCCGACACCATGAACACCGAAGACATCGAGAGCATCGTCATAGCCGAATTTCGGCTTTAAGGCGGTAACCGCCATGTA
Protein-coding sequences here:
- the glnA gene encoding type I glutamate--ammonia ligase; translated protein: MGSKELKKVAKEKNLEFIDLKFTDIPGLWQHITIPIDDLEESLFIEGIGFDGSSIRGFQPINESDMLIKPDSQTAFIDPFTADPTLSMICNVSDPLTHVPYSRDPRNIARKAERYLSSCGIADQAFFGPEPEFYVFDDVRFDQTQHSGFYAIDSREGFWNTGRDEGPNLGYKPRYKEGYFPVPPTDSLHNLRARMSKVMNDVGIPVLLHHHEVATAGQCEIGVKVNTLVNTCDVLMKYKYVVKNVARAHGKTVTFMPKPIFMDNGSGMHVHQSLWRAGRNLFADPGGYGGLSRMAINYIGGLLHHAPSLLALTSPTTNSYRRLVPGYEAPINLVYSQRNRSACVRIPMYSQSEKAKRIEFRPPDCSCNPYLALAAMLMAGLDGIENGIEPPPPIETDIFELAPEEKKHLKSTPGSLSEALDNLERDHDYLLKGDVFTKDIIGMWIEYKRKREEDQIRLRPHPYEFALYYDI
- a CDS encoding P-II family nitrogen regulator — its product is MKYIIAIIQPHKFEEVKKELENVEVHLITVSNVLGRGRQKGFSEVYRGVEEIGLLKKIKLEIAVNEDFLEPTVAAITKGAHTGHPGDGKIFVCDLHEVVRIGTGERGGKAIG